One Pleurocapsa sp. PCC 7327 DNA segment encodes these proteins:
- a CDS encoding MFS transporter: MNRNPIKAIALWAMCLALFMANLDDTGVNVALPKIQVSLDADVSGLQWILNAYTLSAASLVLPSGTLGDMYGRKRVFLAGLVIFTTASAICAMAPNLGILIAGRTLQGIGAASLVPGSLSILANTFPAPKEKAKAIGIWSAVSGLALVAGPVVGGLLADTLGWQSVFFLNLPLGAIAFWLTFCFVKEVGNLQQQCIDVPGVALSVILLASLTYALTEGNAGIWQSPLALGLLAVAGLSFLAFLIIESRSSRPMLPLHLFNNSTFAVVNVVSVFIFFTFVSLLFIFSLFLQQVQGYSAAAAGVRFLPMNGAFVIASIVSGWLAARLGWRFAIATGLAMASVATFSFTRMSADTEYGAILGSLVLSGFGGGLALSPLIAAAMSAIPSSKAGIASAVLNVSNRLGNVFGIAIQGTILTQRLASNLKRSLSAWNLPANVQDRLIADALHGGAKVPNDLPGSISPDAWHRAIGNAFVSGLHATVLVASIALLAGALLILAFIPSTYKRRSHF, encoded by the coding sequence ATGAATCGAAATCCTATTAAAGCGATCGCGCTGTGGGCGATGTGTTTGGCACTGTTCATGGCTAATCTCGACGATACTGGGGTGAATGTAGCGCTTCCCAAGATCCAGGTAAGTCTGGATGCTGATGTGTCTGGATTGCAGTGGATTCTCAACGCCTACACCCTGTCTGCGGCTAGTCTGGTGCTGCCGAGTGGGACATTAGGAGATATGTATGGGCGCAAGCGGGTCTTTCTAGCAGGACTGGTTATTTTTACGACTGCCTCTGCGATCTGCGCTATGGCGCCCAATTTGGGGATTTTGATTGCTGGGCGAACGCTTCAGGGAATTGGTGCGGCTTCATTAGTCCCAGGTTCTCTCTCGATTCTCGCCAATACATTCCCCGCTCCGAAGGAGAAAGCTAAAGCGATCGGGATCTGGTCTGCAGTGTCGGGACTCGCTCTCGTTGCAGGTCCCGTGGTAGGCGGTTTACTTGCAGATACTTTGGGATGGCAGAGCGTGTTCTTTCTTAATTTACCGCTAGGCGCGATCGCTTTTTGGCTGACCTTCTGCTTTGTCAAGGAAGTTGGGAATCTGCAGCAGCAGTGTATCGATGTGCCCGGTGTCGCGCTTAGTGTAATCTTGCTGGCTTCGCTCACCTACGCCCTTACCGAGGGGAATGCTGGAATTTGGCAATCGCCCCTCGCGCTCGGTCTGCTGGCAGTTGCCGGACTCAGCTTTCTGGCTTTTTTAATCATTGAGTCTCGCAGCAGCCGTCCGATGTTACCACTACATTTATTTAACAACTCAACTTTTGCTGTCGTCAATGTCGTCTCTGTTTTCATATTCTTCACTTTCGTCAGTTTACTGTTTATTTTCAGCCTGTTCTTACAGCAGGTGCAGGGATACTCGGCGGCGGCGGCAGGGGTTCGCTTCCTGCCGATGAATGGGGCTTTTGTCATCGCATCGATCGTTTCTGGATGGTTGGCGGCGCGGTTGGGGTGGCGCTTTGCGATCGCGACAGGATTGGCGATGGCGAGCGTGGCGACGTTTTCATTTACCCGCATGAGTGCCGACACCGAGTATGGAGCTATATTGGGGAGCCTCGTTCTCTCTGGCTTCGGGGGTGGCTTGGCACTCTCGCCCCTGATAGCGGCAGCGATGAGCGCTATACCCTCTAGTAAAGCGGGAATTGCCTCAGCGGTACTCAACGTCAGTAACCGTCTCGGTAATGTCTTTGGAATAGCCATACAGGGAACAATTCTCACGCAACGGCTAGCCTCAAACCTGAAGCGATCGCTCTCTGCTTGGAACCTACCCGCCAACGTCCAAGACCGACTGATCGCCGATGCTTTGCACGGTGGAGCTAAAGTTCCCAATGACCTCCCAGGCAGCATTTCGCCCGATGCATGGCATCGAGCGATTGGCAATGCTTTCGTGTCGGGTCTACATGCAACTGTTCTCGTCGCCAGTATTGCCCTGCTAGCTGGGGCATTGTTGATTCTGGCGTTTATTCCGTCGACTTATAAGAGGCGATCGCACTTTTGA
- a CDS encoding glycosyltransferase: protein MKKKVAIEFLTSQGGGGHYATYNAIRSVIEQQQLPWQLNVTDMDDLVASLAEKQSIVNIYELFGISSHDLYNLMLKSGWTWLFPLMFRLNKLLIKLNYDFGLKFFEQYWRERQPDLVVSIVAFYNKVAWESLEKVKPGTPYVTVPIDFEDLPPGSWMEPETDNYTICGTERAAQQACSLGIKPERIVKTSGMVIHPRFSEPINCDRKVERQRLGLAPDCLTGLVMFGGQGSKVMLDIAKRLECFQDQLQLIFICGLNEELVVALRNSPGLQKRFVTGFTQDMPYYMHLSDFFIGKPGPGSISEAIAMKLPVIVECNFATLIHERYNAKWVQLKEVGLVLRSFREIDRAVEEFLDPQKLARYRANVAAIDNRAVFEVVEFLKKIVPSSDKTTVAEAIELGQ, encoded by the coding sequence ATGAAAAAAAAAGTTGCGATCGAGTTTCTCACCTCGCAGGGTGGCGGAGGGCATTACGCCACCTATAATGCAATCCGTTCGGTCATCGAGCAGCAACAACTGCCTTGGCAGCTCAATGTAACCGATATGGACGATCTAGTGGCGAGCTTAGCAGAGAAACAAAGCATAGTGAATATCTATGAGTTATTCGGAATTTCTTCTCATGACTTGTACAACCTGATGCTCAAAAGCGGCTGGACGTGGCTTTTTCCGTTGATGTTTCGCCTTAATAAATTACTGATCAAACTCAATTACGATTTTGGTCTCAAGTTTTTTGAGCAATATTGGCGCGAGCGACAGCCAGATTTGGTGGTTTCTATAGTAGCGTTTTATAACAAAGTAGCATGGGAAAGTTTAGAAAAGGTAAAACCGGGCACTCCCTATGTAACCGTCCCGATCGATTTTGAGGATTTGCCACCCGGATCTTGGATGGAACCGGAAACCGACAATTATACAATCTGCGGCACCGAAAGAGCAGCTCAGCAAGCTTGTTCTCTGGGAATAAAACCAGAGCGCATCGTCAAAACGTCGGGCATGGTCATTCATCCTCGTTTTTCCGAACCGATAAACTGCGATCGCAAAGTTGAAAGACAACGTTTGGGTTTAGCTCCAGATTGTCTGACCGGACTTGTGATGTTCGGGGGTCAGGGTTCTAAAGTGATGCTCGACATAGCCAAGCGTCTGGAATGTTTTCAAGACCAACTACAGCTGATCTTTATTTGCGGACTTAATGAAGAACTCGTGGTGGCGCTGCGCAATAGCCCAGGTCTTCAAAAGCGGTTTGTGACTGGCTTTACCCAAGACATGCCTTACTATATGCATCTGTCGGATTTTTTCATTGGCAAACCTGGTCCGGGTAGCATCAGCGAGGCAATAGCCATGAAGCTGCCAGTGATTGTGGAATGTAATTTTGCCACGCTCATCCACGAGCGATACAACGCCAAGTGGGTTCAACTCAAGGAAGTGGGGTTGGTGCTGCGTAGTTTTCGAGAGATCGATCGCGCCGTCGAGGAGTTTCTCGACCCCCAAAAGTTGGCTCGCTATCGGGCCAATGTTGCTGCTATCGACAATCGCGCCGTGTTTGAAGTGGTCGAATTCTTAAAGAAGATTGTCCCTAGTAGCGACAAGACAACAGTGGCAGAAGCAATCGAACTGGGACAGTGA
- a CDS encoding GMC oxidoreductase has protein sequence MNNDRYDVIIIGTGAGGGTLAHALAPSGKKILVLERGTFLPKEKANWDSEAIYAKNRYRTSEIWYDKNDKPVRPFTHYYVGGNTKFYGSALYRFRERDFEKVLHKGGISPEWSLKYPDFAPYYDRAEKLYEVRGKRGLDPTDPPSSEDYPFPAISHEPYMQRINDALKDRGLHPAYQPLGIKLNEVNRLFSACIRCDTCDGFACLVDAKADADVNGVRPAITYPNVTLMTEAKVLRLHTSLSGREVTAVETEIAGERQIFSGDIVVVACGAINSAVLLLRSANDKHPNGLANSSDLVGRNYMMHKLAFIVALTVRPKSIVYSKTLSVNDFYWGDKDFDYPMGNVQSLGTITTDRAAANGPSFVPKAIYKTIADRAIGWLLMTEDLPDLNNRVYVKGEKIYLEYTNNNDEAYKRLIERWIRVLRSIEPRNDIGSLSLYLTTANMSLKDVGHQCGTCRFGEDPKTSVLDLNCRTHDVDNLYVVDGGFFPSSAAVNPTLTIIANALRVGEHLLERLK, from the coding sequence ATGAATAACGACCGTTACGATGTCATCATCATTGGTACGGGTGCTGGTGGTGGAACTCTAGCACATGCCTTGGCACCCAGCGGAAAGAAAATTCTAGTCCTAGAGCGAGGGACTTTTCTTCCCAAAGAAAAAGCTAATTGGGACTCCGAAGCAATCTATGCCAAAAATCGCTATCGAACTTCTGAAATATGGTACGACAAGAACGACAAACCCGTGCGTCCGTTTACGCACTATTATGTCGGCGGCAATACCAAATTTTACGGTAGCGCTCTATACAGATTTCGCGAGCGAGACTTTGAAAAAGTCCTTCATAAAGGGGGGATCTCTCCAGAATGGTCGCTGAAGTATCCTGATTTTGCTCCCTACTACGATAGGGCTGAAAAACTCTACGAAGTACGCGGTAAGCGAGGTCTCGACCCAACCGACCCTCCAAGCAGTGAAGACTATCCTTTTCCGGCAATTAGCCACGAACCTTACATGCAACGAATCAACGATGCGCTGAAGGATAGAGGCTTGCATCCTGCTTACCAACCGCTCGGTATTAAGCTCAATGAAGTCAACCGTCTTTTTAGTGCTTGCATTCGTTGCGATACTTGCGATGGCTTCGCATGTTTGGTCGATGCCAAAGCCGATGCTGACGTTAATGGCGTGCGTCCGGCAATAACCTATCCCAATGTGACTTTAATGACCGAAGCCAAAGTGCTGCGCTTGCATACTAGCCTGTCGGGTCGGGAAGTGACTGCCGTGGAGACAGAAATCGCAGGCGAGCGTCAGATTTTTTCTGGAGATATCGTTGTTGTTGCTTGTGGTGCCATCAACTCAGCAGTATTGTTGCTCAGATCGGCTAATGACAAACATCCAAACGGATTGGCAAATAGTTCCGACTTGGTGGGACGCAATTACATGATGCATAAGCTTGCGTTTATCGTGGCTTTGACCGTAAGACCCAAATCGATAGTTTATTCCAAGACGCTTTCCGTTAACGATTTTTATTGGGGAGATAAAGATTTTGATTACCCAATGGGAAACGTGCAATCCCTCGGTACTATCACTACAGACAGAGCTGCCGCTAATGGACCATCTTTTGTTCCCAAGGCAATCTATAAAACAATAGCGGATCGTGCGATTGGTTGGTTACTCATGACCGAAGACTTGCCAGACCTCAACAATCGCGTGTATGTCAAGGGGGAGAAAATTTATCTCGAATATACCAATAACAATGACGAAGCGTATAAACGTTTGATCGAGCGCTGGATTCGAGTGTTAAGGTCTATTGAGCCACGCAACGATATCGGATCGTTGTCGCTTTACCTGACGACAGCAAATATGTCCTTGAAAGATGTCGGGCATCAGTGTGGTACCTGCCGTTTTGGAGAAGATCCTAAAACGTCTGTACTCGATCTCAATTGCCGCACTCATGATGTTGATAACCTTTACGTTGTTGATGGTGGCTTTTTCCCGTCTAGTGCCGCTGTGAACCCAACGCTCACGATTATAGCGAACGCTTTGCGGGTCGGAGAACATTTGCTTGAAAGATTAAAATAA
- a CDS encoding SDR family oxidoreductase translates to MKTIAGKTVVLTGASGGIGAFIARALAKERATVVGVSRSQEGLDRICAEVEAAGGKGIGIPFDLCKLEELSVLVEQIEKHTAPVDILINNAAIEKFRPFQKYALKDIQAILTTNLAAAMELTRLVLPGMLERNSGHIVNISSGAGKKGSPYNSIYSASKAGLIMWSDAMRQELASTNVGVSVVCPGITDAGMFRALDITPPSAAHVAQPTEVADIVLQSIKQNQKEVVLEGLPTKILYAISQLSPQFGDTVFQKVGVVEINQSCAQKQMQAESLLQN, encoded by the coding sequence ATGAAAACTATAGCAGGTAAAACAGTCGTTTTGACCGGGGCTTCAGGTGGCATTGGCGCATTCATTGCCCGCGCTTTGGCAAAAGAGCGGGCAACTGTAGTCGGCGTTTCTCGTTCTCAAGAAGGTCTAGATCGAATCTGTGCCGAGGTCGAAGCCGCAGGTGGTAAAGGGATTGGCATCCCCTTCGATCTCTGCAAATTGGAAGAATTATCGGTCTTAGTCGAGCAGATCGAGAAACATACAGCACCCGTCGATATTTTGATTAACAATGCTGCCATAGAAAAATTCCGACCTTTTCAAAAGTACGCCTTAAAAGATATCCAAGCTATCCTGACAACCAATCTTGCGGCAGCGATGGAGTTAACCCGTTTGGTGTTACCGGGCATGCTAGAGCGCAATAGCGGTCATATCGTCAATATTTCCTCTGGGGCTGGCAAAAAAGGATCGCCATATAACAGCATCTACTCAGCCAGTAAAGCTGGTTTGATTATGTGGTCGGATGCAATGCGGCAGGAATTGGCAAGTACCAATGTCGGGGTTTCGGTGGTCTGTCCTGGAATTACCGATGCCGGAATGTTTCGTGCTCTTGATATCACACCGCCGAGTGCAGCACACGTCGCTCAGCCAACGGAAGTAGCAGATATAGTCCTTCAATCGATTAAGCAAAACCAGAAGGAAGTCGTCCTCGAAGGACTTCCGACCAAAATCTTATATGCAATTTCACAACTGTCTCCACAATTTGGAGATACGGTCTTTCAGAAGGTAGGCGTGGTCGAGATCAACCAAAGCTGCGCCCAAAAGCAAATGCAGGCTGAGAGCCTCTTACAAAACTAG
- a CDS encoding UDP-N-acetylglucosamine--LPS N-acetylglucosamine transferase yields the protein MKKVYLMSADMGGGHDSTANALQKAIEMRQLPWQFHVVEFFKEIGGTSLPQTVYNNLVLKESWGSWVRIFNEPILVPSLKLKVRLNYSAWLKRLRSYLYQHKPDIVISLFPYINRILYEGLQATLPNVPFITLPIDFADCPPHFWIEQQDQFLICPTERMVEQAQELGYREEQILRTSGVIINPRFYEPINCDRKVERQRLGLDPDLPTALVMFGGRGSNAMLEVAESLERSPLNLQLILICGRDKKLADTLRRSQSRLLRYVENYTSEIPYYMHLSDFFIGKPGPGSMSEALAMKLPVITVSNAFTMLQERYNPEWIASNGFGIVVRDFREVDRAVAQLLVSENFARYRAKAAALNNQAVFEVVDFLEGILEKSEVRSKEFV from the coding sequence ATGAAAAAAGTTTATTTGATGTCAGCCGATATGGGCGGAGGTCACGACAGCACCGCCAATGCTCTGCAAAAAGCGATCGAGATGCGGCAATTGCCTTGGCAATTCCATGTCGTCGAATTTTTTAAAGAAATCGGCGGGACGAGTCTTCCGCAAACGGTATATAACAATCTAGTGCTCAAAGAAAGTTGGGGAAGCTGGGTCAGAATTTTTAACGAACCGATCCTGGTTCCCTCGCTGAAGCTAAAAGTTCGCCTTAACTATTCTGCTTGGCTAAAGCGGCTGAGAAGCTACTTGTACCAGCACAAGCCAGATATCGTAATTTCCTTGTTTCCATACATAAACCGAATCCTTTATGAAGGCTTGCAGGCGACCCTACCGAATGTTCCCTTCATTACTCTTCCGATCGATTTTGCAGATTGTCCCCCTCACTTCTGGATAGAGCAACAGGATCAGTTTTTAATTTGTCCCACCGAACGGATGGTCGAACAAGCCCAAGAATTGGGTTATCGGGAAGAGCAAATTCTCCGCACTTCGGGAGTGATAATTAACCCTCGGTTTTACGAACCGATAAATTGCGATCGCAAAGTTGAAAGACAACGGTTGGGCTTAGATCCAGATTTGCCGACAGCTTTAGTCATGTTTGGCGGTCGCGGCTCCAATGCCATGCTAGAGGTTGCCGAGTCTCTAGAGCGATCGCCGCTGAATCTCCAACTCATTCTCATCTGCGGACGCGATAAAAAACTAGCAGATACCCTGCGCCGCAGCCAAAGCCGCTTGCTGAGGTACGTCGAAAATTATACGAGTGAAATCCCCTACTACATGCATTTGTCCGATTTCTTCATTGGCAAACCCGGTCCTGGAAGTATGAGCGAGGCGCTGGCAATGAAGCTGCCCGTGATTACGGTCAGCAATGCTTTCACCATGCTTCAAGAAAGATACAACCCAGAGTGGATCGCCAGTAATGGGTTTGGTATCGTAGTCCGCGATTTTCGAGAGGTCGATCGCGCTGTTGCACAACTACTCGTCTCCGAAAACTTTGCCCGTTACCGAGCCAAAGCCGCCGCTCTCAATAATCAAGCCGTGTTTGAAGTGGTTGATTTTCTAGAGGGAATCCTTGAGAAGTCAGAAGTCAGAAGTAAAGAATTTGTATAA
- a CDS encoding NAD(P)-dependent oxidoreductase: MNLENKTLLITGIGGFIGLRAAEIALSRGMKVRGLQRSQEKAQAAQKLGAEVIVGSITDPVAAAKACQGVDIVLHAAAIVKEGGSPKDFYEVNVGGTLNMAKAAKNAGANTFVHLSSVMVYGFNFPEGVAEEGPLRGENNPYCQTKIESEKELLKLNAPPDFGIIIIRPGDVYGPGSTSWVVRPLQLMRERVFALANGGRGVMNHVYVDNLIEGIFLAVEKEAYGEAFNLTDGQETSWKEYFTRLAEIGNAPTPFSLPASVLKFIAWLRCFGQSVVGQKPDALPQSVNWVTRPHAYSIAKARSQLGYEPKIDLEEGMRRTQEWLQKTDLL, from the coding sequence ATGAATCTTGAAAACAAAACGCTTCTCATTACCGGAATTGGTGGCTTTATTGGCTTGCGGGCTGCCGAAATCGCTCTATCTAGGGGGATGAAAGTTCGAGGACTGCAACGTTCCCAAGAAAAAGCTCAAGCAGCACAAAAACTAGGTGCCGAGGTAATTGTAGGCAGCATCACCGATCCCGTAGCTGCCGCAAAAGCTTGCCAAGGAGTAGACATCGTTCTGCATGCGGCTGCCATTGTTAAAGAAGGTGGCTCGCCGAAGGATTTTTATGAGGTCAATGTTGGTGGCACCCTTAATATGGCTAAAGCCGCTAAAAATGCTGGCGCAAACACCTTTGTTCATCTCTCAAGCGTGATGGTATATGGCTTTAACTTTCCTGAGGGTGTCGCGGAAGAGGGACCACTCCGTGGAGAGAACAATCCTTACTGTCAGACAAAAATAGAAAGCGAAAAAGAACTCTTAAAACTCAATGCCCCGCCAGATTTCGGCATCATCATCATTAGACCGGGAGATGTCTACGGACCTGGAAGCACATCCTGGGTAGTTAGACCGCTGCAATTAATGCGCGAAAGAGTATTTGCATTGGCTAATGGCGGGCGAGGAGTCATGAACCACGTATACGTGGACAATTTAATCGAGGGCATATTTCTGGCAGTAGAAAAAGAAGCCTATGGAGAAGCCTTTAATCTCACAGACGGACAAGAAACGTCCTGGAAAGAGTATTTTACGCGCCTGGCGGAAATAGGAAATGCACCTACACCCTTTTCTTTGCCAGCGAGCGTACTCAAGTTTATCGCTTGGCTGCGCTGTTTTGGTCAGTCAGTTGTCGGTCAAAAACCCGATGCTTTACCACAATCCGTAAATTGGGTAACTCGCCCCCATGCTTATTCCATCGCTAAAGCACGAAGTCAGCTAGGTTACGAGCCAAAAATCGATTTGGAAGAGGGAATGCGACGGACACAGGAGTGGCTACAAAAAACGGATTTACTATAG
- a CDS encoding type I polyketide synthase, whose product MDWNSQQEKSVSPIKRALKALDDMQAKLDAIEYARREPIAIIGMGCRFPGGADNPEAFWRLLRDGVDAITEVPPQRWDMEKYYDPDPDTPGKISTRYGGFLDRVDAFDAQFFGIPVREATSLDPQQRLLLEVSWEALENANQAPDRLFNSLTGVFVGISSGDYSSVLLGTGEPTDIDAYYGTGNSHSVAAGRISYSLGLKGPSFAVDAVCSSSLVAVHLACQSLRLQECSLALAGGVNLLLAPENSINLSKARMLAPDGRCKTFDASADGYTRGEGCGVIVLKRLSDAIANGDRILATIRGSAVSHNGRSSSLVAHSGPSQQAVIGKALENAGIEPTRVSYVEVNGTGTSLVEPVEVGALGAVFGKNRPQEQPLVIGSVKTNIGHLEAAAGIASLIKVVLALQHKEIPPHLHFKQPNPYIPWNELPVKVPTNCLPWSVGEKLLLAGVSSFGFSGTNAHVVLEEAPVAEPVPRSIERPLHLLTLSAKTDEALVQLAERYEKHLAANPDLAIGDICFSANSGRSHFQHRLSVLASSTAELCDKLAAFSAGQGAAGLFKGTVTDPPKIAFLFGGQGSQYIGMGRQLYETQPTFRAALDKCAEILHSYLEKPLLEVLYPTQVKENTQSAVLPKAVPGACGGFAKIEQAALFALEYALFQLWKSWGIKPAAVMGYGVGEYVAATVAGVFGLEDGLKLLMESSSGELERIAKEITYSQLRISLVSLTGELATAQIATPQYWCDCSPGNAKGDRVRQSVNAINIDALAQQGYEILVEVAPKPMLAQKTGKVCLSSLNPGKDDWQQLLESLGTLYVRGAKVDWLGFERDYSRQSIQLPTYPWQRKRYWFEPNNNGHGNQNNGQHSMANLLAQAESEQLIRQLEMTGELSKEELNLLPKLLRLLAKQYQQQTEASRFIEPTTPAQPLDPKSLTAEDIQAWLVDRIAQELGVKPDDVNVRVPFDSYGLDSVLALGIASAGKQFLGLDLSPLLLVHYPTIESLSHHLAKELEASELEIFEI is encoded by the coding sequence ATGGATTGGAATTCACAACAAGAAAAGTCTGTATCTCCTATCAAGCGGGCACTCAAGGCTTTAGACGACATGCAAGCCAAACTCGATGCTATCGAGTATGCCAGAAGGGAACCAATCGCTATTATTGGCATGGGTTGCCGATTTCCAGGAGGAGCCGACAATCCAGAGGCATTCTGGCGGCTGTTGCGCGACGGGGTTGATGCCATTACAGAAGTCCCCCCCCAGCGATGGGATATGGAAAAATACTACGACCCAGACCCCGATACCCCCGGCAAAATATCTACCCGCTACGGAGGGTTTCTCGATCGCGTGGATGCCTTCGACGCTCAGTTTTTCGGCATTCCGGTTCGGGAAGCTACTAGCCTCGATCCCCAGCAGCGCTTACTGCTAGAGGTAAGTTGGGAGGCTCTGGAAAACGCCAATCAGGCACCCGATCGCTTGTTTAACAGCTTGACAGGGGTATTTGTCGGGATCTCTAGCGGCGACTATAGCAGCGTACTCTTAGGAACGGGAGAACCGACAGACATTGATGCTTATTACGGAACGGGCAACTCTCACAGTGTAGCGGCTGGACGCATATCCTACAGTTTAGGACTCAAAGGACCTAGCTTTGCAGTCGATGCAGTCTGCTCTTCCTCATTAGTAGCAGTTCATCTGGCTTGCCAGAGCCTGCGCTTGCAAGAGTGCAGTCTGGCTCTAGCAGGCGGAGTAAACTTGCTCCTAGCTCCAGAAAATAGTATTAACTTATCCAAAGCGCGAATGCTAGCGCCGGATGGTCGCTGTAAAACCTTTGATGCCTCTGCCGATGGCTATACGCGAGGAGAAGGATGTGGAGTCATCGTCCTCAAGCGCCTCTCAGATGCCATAGCCAACGGAGACCGGATCTTAGCCACGATCCGAGGCTCGGCAGTCAGCCACAATGGTCGCAGTAGTAGCTTGGTAGCCCATAGCGGACCGTCTCAGCAGGCTGTAATTGGTAAAGCTTTGGAGAATGCAGGCATCGAACCGACACGAGTCAGTTATGTAGAGGTCAATGGCACGGGAACATCTCTAGTCGAACCAGTTGAAGTAGGAGCCTTGGGGGCAGTATTTGGCAAGAACCGCCCTCAAGAACAACCGCTGGTCATTGGTTCGGTGAAAACCAACATCGGTCACTTAGAAGCGGCGGCGGGGATAGCAAGTCTGATCAAGGTAGTGCTTGCCTTGCAACACAAAGAGATTCCCCCCCACCTGCACTTTAAACAACCCAATCCTTACATTCCCTGGAACGAACTACCAGTAAAAGTTCCGACAAATTGTCTGCCTTGGTCTGTAGGCGAAAAGCTGTTGCTTGCGGGAGTTAGCTCCTTCGGCTTTAGCGGTACCAATGCTCACGTAGTTCTCGAGGAGGCTCCCGTTGCAGAGCCAGTGCCAAGGTCGATAGAGCGTCCCCTACACCTACTAACCTTATCGGCTAAGACAGATGAGGCTCTCGTTCAGTTAGCCGAGCGGTACGAGAAGCACTTAGCCGCCAACCCAGACTTAGCAATAGGAGATATCTGCTTTAGTGCCAATAGCGGGCGATCTCACTTTCAGCATCGGCTGAGCGTGCTAGCTTCTTCAACTGCCGAACTCTGCGACAAGCTAGCTGCCTTCAGTGCTGGGCAGGGAGCAGCAGGATTATTTAAGGGGACGGTAACCGATCCTCCCAAGATCGCCTTTCTTTTTGGCGGACAAGGCTCCCAATACATAGGAATGGGTCGTCAGCTTTACGAAACCCAACCGACTTTTCGAGCCGCTTTAGATAAGTGTGCCGAAATCTTGCATTCCTATCTCGAAAAGCCTTTGTTAGAAGTACTTTATCCCACTCAAGTCAAAGAAAATACCCAATCCGCCGTTCTCCCGAAAGCAGTTCCGGGAGCGTGTGGCGGCTTCGCCAAAATCGAACAAGCTGCCTTATTTGCCCTCGAATATGCCCTCTTCCAGTTATGGAAATCTTGGGGCATCAAACCCGCCGCAGTCATGGGTTACGGTGTAGGGGAATATGTCGCTGCAACCGTCGCTGGCGTATTTGGTTTGGAAGATGGCTTGAAGTTGCTTATGGAGTCATCGTCAGGAGAGTTGGAGCGAATCGCTAAGGAAATAACCTATTCCCAATTGCGAATTTCATTAGTTTCTTTAACTGGAGAACTAGCGACTGCCCAAATCGCTACCCCTCAATACTGGTGCGATTGCTCTCCGGGCAATGCCAAAGGCGATCGCGTGCGACAATCCGTAAATGCCATCAACATCGATGCCCTCGCTCAACAGGGTTACGAAATATTGGTAGAAGTTGCACCAAAGCCAATGCTTGCCCAAAAAACAGGAAAAGTTTGTCTATCTAGCCTAAATCCAGGCAAAGACGATTGGCAACAGCTCCTTGAGAGTTTGGGGACTTTATATGTGCGTGGAGCCAAAGTAGACTGGTTGGGTTTTGAGCGCGACTACTCGCGTCAATCGATACAACTGCCAACCTATCCCTGGCAGCGAAAGCGCTACTGGTTTGAACCGAATAACAATGGGCACGGAAACCAAAATAACGGTCAGCACTCGATGGCTAACCTTCTCGCTCAGGCAGAGAGCGAACAGTTAATCAGACAGTTAGAAATGACCGGAGAACTTTCAAAAGAGGAGTTGAATTTGCTGCCCAAGCTGCTTAGATTATTAGCCAAGCAATACCAGCAGCAGACCGAAGCGTCGCGATTCATCGAGCCAACAACTCCAGCACAGCCGCTCGATCCCAAGTCTCTGACAGCAGAAGATATTCAAGCTTGGCTGGTCGATCGCATTGCCCAAGAGCTAGGAGTCAAACCCGATGACGTAAATGTTCGAGTACCTTTCGACAGCTACGGTCTGGATTCTGTGCTAGCGCTCGGCATTGCTAGCGCTGGCAAACAATTTCTTGGACTCGATCTGTCTCCGCTTTTGCTAGTGCATTATCCCACGATTGAGTCGCTTTCCCACCACCTAGCCAAAGAATTAGAAGCTTCTGAGTTAGAAATCTTTGAGATTTAA